The DNA region TTGACTATGTTGAGATTGATTCCGTTGATGAACTGTACTTCTCTGATGCAGAGAGGCAGgcgattttcgaaaaaaaacagaaagttTTACAAAGGATGATCCCCCCTGTCAACGCGACTTCTAAGGCGACGAGAAGAGGGCCgcgaaaaaagaaaacaaaaatgtagaattttttaaagcaaatttattaataatttatttgttctttgttatttatgcttatattatattactatatttatatattatatatgtatatttgcctgtttgtaaattgaaaaaaaaaaaattgccatactccatgaaacatttttattgaacaaaacTACAACCTTTAACGTCAACATTATGCACAATAGTCTGAACTATAGTGGAAACCTCAGCCATGGCCCCTAACCCTGTATCCCCACACATAAGAGTTTTTTCAATCACTGGCACCTCAATATAACCCCATGATttcaaagttgaaatttgaacaGCTGTTAGTGGATGTTTGTACATTTTAGTGTTCATTGCAGGACAGAAGATTAGTGGTTTACTTAAGTCCCAGGCACGCACTGTGCATAGCAAAATATTGTCGCAAATACCCTGCAAGAATTTTCTCAACTATTGTGAGTGTTTAAAGTATTTTACAACTTACATTAGCAATTTTACCCAAAGAGTTGGCATCAAGAGGTGCTACAAGTAAAACATCAGCCCATTTACTGAGTTCTACATGCAGTACCTCATCGCCTCTTTTTTGCCAGGCATTCCACTCATCTGAGTCTGAGAAAACATCTATTTCCTCACCGAGATCAACTGATTTGAAAAAGTGTTTTGCTCGCTCAGTGGTGGCCACTTTAACCTGAGGCAATCTCAATagaataatacattaaatatGAACAGAGTTATTaccttaatattttgatgctTTTTTGTGAACTCTTCTTTTAAACTAGTAATTAAATTCGGGAGTTTTATTGTGGCAACACTGCCAGTGCAGCCAATTAACACATTgaccattttaatttttattgtccaCAGATATTGGTTGATCTTCACTGGTAAAACCTAATTTGGACCATTCTTCAGAGACCATTAAATTGTTCTTCATGCGGCAGTCCAAGTACTCTAAAATTCagattaatttgaaatatttaatgtgtGATTCAATGCACTACCTTTGGCCTCTAATCTACACTCAGAATTTCTGTTGTTGGTCCTGTTTAAGCATCTCATGTAATTTACCAtagattttttacataaaccCTCATGGTCAAGGGGAAAACTTCCTTTTTCCGGGGGAGATGGTTTAAAGAGTTTTTGACCAAAAGTCATAGACGACATGGAACAGGTTGGTGAATGGATTCGTTTTTAGGAATAATTATAGGGAATTAAGAGACATAACTTTGGTTgtgtttaagtttaattttaaaattaaagagaaattgcaacaaaaaaatcaactgtAATCAAAACGATGTCAGAAGTCtgaaattgaatgaaagaaAGGATTCAATAGGCGATGTGTGAAGAGATGACGCAAGGCATGTGTCAATATGGCGTCGTATTTAGTCTATTAatctatttaaatt from Euwallacea similis isolate ESF13 chromosome 20, ESF131.1, whole genome shotgun sequence includes:
- the Ppcdc gene encoding phosphopantothenoylcysteine decarboxylase, yielding MVNVLIGCTGSVATIKLPNLITSLKEEFTKKHQNIKVKVATTERAKHFFKSVDLGEEIDVFSDSDEWNAWQKRGDEVLHVELSKWADVLLVAPLDANSLGKIANGICDNILLCTVRAWDLSKPLIFCPAMNTKMYKHPLTAVQISTLKSWGYIEVPVIEKTLMCGDTGLGAMAEVSTIVQTIVHNVDVKGCSFVQ
- the LOC136415688 gene encoding cytochrome c oxidase assembly protein COX19, yielding MSSMTFGQKLFKPSPPEKGSFPLDHEGLCKKSMVNYMRCLNRTNNRNSECRLEAKEYLDCRMKNNLMVSEEWSKLGFTSEDQPISVDNKN